ACCGTTCGGTGTTTGTTCCCGTTTCTTTTCTGGTTTCCTGGGGTGTTTCTCTGAGGCTTTCACCTTTGAGTGCCTCTATGATGGCAGCTGTATTCTTCACCAGCCACTCCGTGTAGTTGCCCGAGCTCCAGAAGACCGTTATTCCTGCAAGCGGTTTCTCGCTCTTCTCGGCCAGCTCCATCATGGCCTTCTTCATTTGATCCGGACTGTCGAGGCCGTACACGAGAATGTCCGCTTCCTTGGCTTTCTCAACGAGCGTGTCAACGCCCTTGGCCGGGACTTCCTCCTCAGGCTTCAGGGCCTCAACAGCCTTAATTCCAAGCCACTCAAGGGCGTACTGGTCGGGCGGCATCTGAATGACTGCGGTGGCGTTTGAGTTGATGAGGGCCCTGTACGCCTCAACTATCCCCAGGACTCTTGCTTTAAACGCCTCAAACTGGAGCCTGTACTCGTTTTCCCTTGCAGGGTCGCTTTGAATCAGCGCTTCCTCTGTTGCCTCCGCTATCGCGATGGCGTTGTATGGGTCGAGCCAGACGCCGTGTGGGTTGTCCTTCTCGTTGTACCAGTGCTCCTTGAGGTATCTGAAGCCGTATTTTTTGTAGTCGTCCACGAGGAGTATCTTTCCGGCAATCTCGCCGTTCTCCTTGAGTTCCACCATCCGCTTCTCGACCGGAAGGTGGCCACCGGTGGTCACTATCACACTGGCCCTCTGGACGAGTTCAACCTGCTCCGCTGTCATCTGGTAGTCGTGGGGGTCGACGCCGGGGGGTATTAGGACCACTACGTCAACCCCAGGGAAGGCCTCCCTGACTATCGAGCCAAGCGGCCCTATCGTGGCCAC
This sequence is a window from Thermococcus kodakarensis KOD1. Protein-coding genes within it:
- a CDS encoding metal ABC transporter solute-binding protein, Zn/Mn family, with product MRRALLIVAVVIALSGLFFPPATASGEKPLVVATIGPLGSIVREAFPGVDVVVLIPPGVDPHDYQMTAEQVELVQRASVIVTTGGHLPVEKRMVELKENGEIAGKILLVDDYKKYGFRYLKEHWYNEKDNPHGVWLDPYNAIAIAEATEEALIQSDPARENEYRLQFEAFKARVLGIVEAYRALINSNATAVIQMPPDQYALEWLGIKAVEALKPEEEVPAKGVDTLVEKAKEADILVYGLDSPDQMKKAMMELAEKSEKPLAGITVFWSSGNYTEWLVKNTAAIIEALKGESLRETPQETRKETGTNTERYILLSLLTGIVLGTALGVIMKK